In Spinacia oleracea cultivar Varoflay chromosome 5, BTI_SOV_V1, whole genome shotgun sequence, a single window of DNA contains:
- the LOC110797052 gene encoding arginine-specific demethylase JMJ20, giving the protein MDANELKKGLKIGGEIERVNGKELSYTEFVAKYLVKNQPVVLTGLMDDWQACEDWVNDQGKPNLVFFSNHFGKSQVQVADCYNQEFTDQKRVEMSVSEFIEYWFTLNGDNKEAHHNVSTDGRSDKSFMYLKDWHFVKEYPEYKAYETPVFFNDDWLNLYLDEYHMHDDPDYPERNEISCSDYRFVYMGPKGTWTPLHADVFRSYSWSANVCGTKLWLFLPPAQHHLVFDRHMKSSVYNIFEDVSQSKFPGFEKAIWLECTQQKNEIIFVPSGWYHQVHNLEDTISINHNWFNAYNLDWVWNLLEGDYNEAKELIEDVRDICDNFESLCQRNLAANTGMNFVDFFTFIVRISIANLLHLCNHLEDCKNDSAALCSWAEHTISNLMSIRRVALRMESTSLAEDKGVLLDTQKIWRDPSFIQLYSALNRIFKKLHGECSHYYEGGDALRSGIKHEDLFTAIGSIVSNSRSLINLIDFILKDSTLLLDKLLVDELREEKLASS; this is encoded by the exons ATGGATGCTAACGAACTGAAAAAAGGTCTTAAAATCGGAGGGGAGATAGAGAGAGTGAATGGGAAGGAACTGAGTTACACCGAGTTCGTGGCAAAGTACCTTGTCAAAAATCAACCTGTAGTTTTGACAGGTTTAATGGACGATTGGCAAGCTTGCGAAGATTGGGTTAATGATCAAGGAAAACCTAATCTCGTTTTCTTCTCTAATCACTTTGGAAAATCACAAGTTCAG GTTGCGGACTGTTATAATCAGGAATTCACTGATCAAAAAAGGGTAGAAATGTCGGTTTCTGAGTTCATTGAATACTGGTTTACACTAAATGGAGACAACAAGGAGGCTCATCACAATGTTTCAACTGACGGCCGTAGTGATAAGTCCTTTATGTATTTGAAGGACTGGCACTTCGTAAAG GAATACCCTGAGTACAAGGCATATGAAACTCCGGTCTTTTTCAATGATGATTGGTTGAACTTGTACCTTGACGAGTATCACATGCATGATGATCCTGATTACCCGGAGAGGAATGAAATTAGTTGCTCTGACTACCGATTTGTTTACATGGGACCAAAAG GTACATGGACTCCTTTGCATGCCGATGTTTTCAGGTCATACAGTTGGTCAGCTAATGTATGTGGGACAAAGTTATGGCTTTTTCTTCCTCCTGCTCAACATCACCTTGTGTTTGACAG GCATATGAAAAGTTCTGTGTATAATATCTTCGAGGATGTCAGTCAATCGAAGTTCCCTGGTTTTGAGAAG GCTATCTGGTTGGAATGTACCCAACAAAAGAATGAAATAATATTTGTTCCAAGTGGATGGTACCATCAAGTGCATAATCTG GAAGATACAATATCTATCAATCATAATTGGTTCAATGCTTATAATCTTGACTGGGTG TGGAATTTGCTTGAAGGGGACTACAATGAGGCTAAGGAGTTGATAGAAGACGTAAGGGACATATGTGATAATTTTGAGAGCCTCTGCCAGCGTAATCTTGCTGCTAATACAG GCATGAACTTTGTTGATTTCTTCACCTTCATTGTACGCATTTCTATTGCCAACTTGCTCCATCTCTGCAATCATCTTGAAGACTGCAAAAATGATTCTGCGGCTTTATGTTCGTGGGCTGAGCATACTATATCAAATCTAATGTCTATTAGGAGAGTTGCTTTAAGAATGGAATCTACAAGCTTAGCAGAAGACAAGGGAGTCTTGTTGGATACCCAAAAGATCTGGAGGGACCCTTCTTTTATACAACTATACTCTGCTCTGAACAGAATATTTAAAAAACTTCATGGAGAATGCAGTCATTACTATGAAGGTGGGGACGCCCTACGGAGTGGTATCAAACATGAAGATCTCTTCACTGCAATTGGGTCGATTGTTTCCAATTCAAGGAGCCTTATCAACTTAATTGACTTCATTCTAAAAGATTCTACTCTTTTGTTGGATAAATTACTGGTTGATGAGCTCAGAGAAGAAAAGTTAGCTTCTTCATAA